TTGACTCATTTGTGGGCCCATTCATTGAGTGGACCGCTCTCCTTTCGCGTGGGAGGCTTTGGTCTACAGATGCATTAGAGATCGACGCTTTGCTCGCTGTGCGCACCCCCGCGCCTACTGTATATTCGCTAAATTTTAGGCGGAAACGGCGTGAGAATGAAAGGCAGATAGAGAGTACTATGATACGTAAATAATAACTAATATGCATTGCGTCTCTTGGAGAAACTATTGTACTATTAGATAGAGTTTCTCCGTCCCATCAAACCCTATCCCCTTTCTCGGCATATTGTGACTCTAACTCCCTCTCTATATACAGACACGGAAATAACAAAGTCTTCTCCTGTCGCGGTATCGGTCTTTGCGTCGACTACTTCATTCGTCGCGGTCACGAAAAGATCACCGTCTTCGTGCCGTCGTGGCGCAAGGAGAAGCCGTCGGCGGAGAATCGGATCGACAATCAGGAGGTGTTGAACGCGTTGGAACGGGACGGCTATCTCGTCTTTacgccgtcgcgaaaaaTTCAAGGCAAACGGGTCGTCTGCTACGACGATCGATTCATCGTccgtctcgccgccgaatcGGGCGGCGTGATCGTCTCCAACGACACGTATCGGGATCTTCTCGAAGAGTCGCCCGAATGGAAGGAGGTCatcgaacgtcgacttctCATGTACACGTTTGCGGGCGACTATTTTATGCCGCCTGACGATCCGCTCGGACGCGGCGGTCCCAACCTCAATGATTTTCTTCGGGTTGGGTCGCCTTCTGGAGGATCGGGCTCGACTATCCTGTACGAATcgagaggcggcggcggcggcatcagTGGACCGGGTGCACTGAAGAAGATTCCGTGTCCTTACGGGAAAAAATGCACGTACGGCAGCAAGTGCAAATACTCGCATCCGGAAAAGCAGGTGCCTCCGCCGCCTacgtcgtctttgacgacgaaagaaaatgcGTCATCCTACGGCACCAAAATTACCACAACGTCGTCGGCCGCCGATCCCGTTCCCACTTTTGTGCCCGAAACGGGCGGCGTTTCGTCGTACGTGCCTCCGGGCGTGGATCAAACAACGTCATATGAGTCTTCCAGGGAAAGTGCGGTTGCAATGCAATCCATGGCGGGCTCGCAGGAAAGGGACTACTACGCAAGAGAGAAATTAGTTCCGCGTGGCCCGCAATCGTCGCCCTCTGATTATCCGGCTTTGACTGGTCATCCCTCCTACCATCATCCGCTCTCCTAtgaaccgccgccgcctccgtcgcAGCCATACTATCAAGGATCGCCGTACATGCGACGAGCTCCTCCCCCTGTACGTTTTTCTGACCAAGGCCAGACGAGCTTTCGGCATCAGTACATGTCAAGAGATCCCTTTGGTCAGCCTCGTGTGTACCCAACCCCCCAGCCACCGCCACAACAACACTATTCATCCTCTACTTCATCCTCCCCTCGCTATGAGACATCCGGTTATCCGTACCATCACCAATCTCACCCccatcctcctcctcctcatcatcatcctcaTCATCGTCAGTTTGCGGATTTGGATCCCCGTTCAGAAAGGCTGGTTCGCGAAGCAGCCAGTCTCATGCCGGGTATGGAGTCCCAGTTTCGTTCCTTGATGATCCAGCGACCGTACATCGACAGTGTCAATCATCTCATTGATTTAGCGCTCGAAGGCTCTTCTGGCCCGTAGAGAGAGCGATACTACACCCTTACGTTTTTAAAAGAATGGGAAGAATTGTCGTCTggtcgtcttctcgttgaTCAAGTTGTGTAGATGTGATTACATCATGGATAGTACATGTACTGGTAGAGGGATTCGTAGTTATGTAGTAGGCATTTCTCTTATGTTGCTGTTCCTGGGTTTTTCTCAGGCTACTCTCATTAGCACCTACTGTGTAGGTTTATCCGTAAGCACACATAGTCAGCGCTCCTTTCCCTTTGAGACTCTCCCTTCAATGCTTTTTTAGCAAGTTTTGTTACCATTTTAGCAAGACTACTAATATGATTTTTAGTATTGCATAATATAGTAGCAAAAATACCTAAATTTTCGCTTCATTTCAACACCCGTATAATGAGCGGCTATTTCTCCCGTACAGTCCGGTTGTGAATCGAgtcaaaaacgacgatgcCATCGCTGTCGCTGTCGTTGGCGTGATTCATGTTCATCAACTGAATTGTGTCTTCGGTTCTtttgcttcgtttctttctgcCCAAGTGCTTCAGTGCTCCATTGCCACCacctttttttccttctgcAAAACAATGCACAAATGAAGTACGTGGAAATAACGACGTTCCGC
The Oscarella lobularis chromosome 3, ooOscLobu1.1, whole genome shotgun sequence DNA segment above includes these coding regions:
- the LOC136185146 gene encoding endoribonuclease ZC3H12A-like — protein: MKIPNIRKIGRGQTIRKFCALNFPVPHRTPVRSHLTRTMAELVTISPTKVGIFLGRDGKTMTRIEKLFDVEVERIDENIAEGRVTIRGQREDRRRAQEYIKSLCDPMASVVVSFPASALSELIGRNGTNHQWLEAESCAVIVFRDGNMADIRGSPAAINIARRLIEQQVRYHVERHSAVDDANDDTIDRRRPDRKSPPTRRSNVDYATCIAFAKRLGYSEADAMRVIERLGPDAGRDAVLAALLQCARGGSSPLTIDVEATSNNSTKRTAESSQLRPVIVDGSNVAMRHGNNKVFSCRGIGLCVDYFIRRGHEKITVFVPSWRKEKPSAENRIDNQEVLNALERDGYLVFTPSRKIQGKRVVCYDDRFIVRLAAESGGVIVSNDTYRDLLEESPEWKEVIERRLLMYTFAGDYFMPPDDPLGRGGPNLNDFLRVGSPSGGSGSTILYESRGGGGGISGPGALKKIPCPYGKKCTYGSKCKYSHPEKQVPPPPTSSLTTKENASSYGTKITTTSSAADPVPTFVPETGGVSSYVPPGVDQTTSYESSRESAVAMQSMAGSQERDYYAREKLVPRGPQSSPSDYPALTGHPSYHHPLSYEPPPPPSQPYYQGSPYMRRAPPPVRFSDQGQTSFRHQYMSRDPFGQPRVYPTPQPPPQQHYSSSTSSSPRYETSGYPYHHQSHPHPPPPHHHPHHRQFADLDPRSERLVREAASLMPGMESQFRSLMIQRPYIDSVNHLIDLALEGSSGP